Proteins encoded together in one Camelina sativa cultivar DH55 chromosome 9, Cs, whole genome shotgun sequence window:
- the LOC104710166 gene encoding protein STICHEL-like encodes MSGSRVTDLSKLHLKKELTQIRKAGRVLRDPGTTSSWKSPLDSSRSVAVLDLPAATSRNGGGLSQFPIRGESSNNTNRGKEKKVFLYNWKTQKSSSEKSGLANKNNGKEEEEGEEASSWTQASVNDDDDDDVSDARNGGGDSKSDSYLGVGFRCRDTSLASQGVSKMRKSSVGCSKKKKKKKSQKKTSSSRLDFLSKYHQPRDDIVSSRKCNPGSGLAVRRGDSAELSDDTEEDLSKVTGASPLLLKLQHKNWSRSSSKLLRSNRKEDSSCTYNSTPALSTSSYNMYAVRNPSTVGSWDGTTTSLNDGDDELDDNLDLPGRQGCGIPCYWTKKAMKHRGGCRSCCSPSFSDTLRRTGSSILCGSQSVYPRHNRHSSGGYSKQKIASRSAQGVLPLLTYGGDGRGGSSLGTGLSDDELSTNYGELDLEAQSRLDGRRWSTSYRSQDGLEAVALDGEGEEGSTPETIRSFSQKYRPMFFEELIGQSIVVQSLMNAVKRSRIAPVYLFQGPRGTGKTSTARIFSAALNCVATEELKPCGYCKECNDFMSGKSKDFWELDGANKKGADKVRYLLKNLPTILPRNSLTYKVFVIDECHLLPSKTWLSFLKFLENPLQKVVFIFITTDLDNVPRTIQSRCQKFLFDKLKDSDIVVRLKKIASDENLDVDLHALDLIAMNADGSLRDAETMLEQLSLLGKRITTALVNELVGVVSDEKLLELLELALSSDTAETVKRARELLDLGADPIVLMSQLASLIMDIIAGTYKVVNEKYSNAFLNGRNLTEADMEGLKHALKLLSEAEKQLRVSNDRSTWFTATLLQLGSMPSPGTTHTGSSRRQSSRATDDASSISREVMAYKQRIGGLHFSKSASPASVIRRNGNPSHEAKAFSRVIDNNCYKSSSSSGSEASIASHDNSIASTMMLNQRSSEKLNDIWRKCIERCHSKTLRQLLYTHGKLISISEVEGILVAYIAFGENDIKLRAERFLSSITNSIEMVLRRSVEVRIILLPETELLVVPHQTRKQEMTNKSGHLNSSIAGLNAESDGEVGSSEESRSKLPMQRIESIIREQRLETAWLQTADKDTPGSIVRVKPERNQILPQEEDTYRQQPNVGSAISSSGLTPHHWVDDLNNEVKLLRIGDNGELQENLTGKRGENCPLSPSLLHNTNFGNNKDNLGGYESGSGRVGCNILFCWNTNKTQRRSKSKQVKGTPVRSRRNQKSRFSLFNGCAKPRKAEGNNIRR; translated from the exons ATGTCAGGTTCGAGAGTAACGGATCTGAGTAAATTGCATCTGAAGAAGGAGCTGACTCAAATCAGAAAAGCTGGCCGTGTTTTACGCGATCCAGGCACTACTTCCTCCTGGAAATCTCCTCTCGATTCCTCGAGATCCGTCGCCGTTTTGGACCTTCCGGCGGCGACTAGTAGAAACGGTGGGGGTTTGAGTCAGTTCCCGATTCGAGGAGAGAGTAGTAATAATACTAATCGtgggaaagagaagaaggtgTTCTTGTATAACTGGAAAACTCAGAAATCTTCTAGTGAGAAAAGTGGATTAGCTAATAAGAACAATGgtaaggaggaagaagaaggagaagaggctTCTTCGTGGACACAAGCTAgtgttaatgatgatgatgatgatgatgtgagtgATGCGAGGAACGGTGGTGGTGATTCCAAGAGTGATTCATATCTTGGAGTGGGTTTTAGGTGTAGAGATACGAGTCTAGCCTCACAAGGTGTGTCTAAGATGAGGAAGAGTAGTGTTGGTTgtagcaagaagaagaagaagaagaagagtcagaAAAAAACTAGCTCGTCTCGTTTGGATTTTTTGTCAAAGTATCATCAACCTAGAGATGATATTGTTTCTAGTAGAAAATGTAATCCTGGATCTGGTTTAGCTGTTAGGAGAGGAGACTCTGCTGAGTTATCTGATGATACAGAGGAGGATTTGAGCAAGGTTACTGGTGCGTCTCCTTTGCTTTTGAAGCTTCAGCACAAGAACTGGTCACGTTCTTCTTCTAAATTGTTGAGATCTAATAGAAAAGAGGATTCTTCATGTACTTATAATAGCACACCTGCTTTGTCTACTAGCTCGTACAATATGTATGCTGTTCGTAATCCTAGCACAGTTGGATCTTGGGATGGTACCACGACTTCGCTGAATGATGGTGACGATGAGTTGGATGATAACTTGGATTTGCCAGGGAGGCAAGGTTGCGGCATTCCGTGTTACTGGACGAAGAAGGCGATGAAACATAGAGGTGGATGTAGAAGTTGTTGTTCTCCGTCATTTTCGGATACTCTGAGAAGAACCGGAAGTAGCATTTTGTGTGGGAGTCAATCTGTGTATCCAAGACATAATAGACATTCTTCTGGAGGGTATAGTAAACAGAAAATTGCTTCCAGAAGTGCACAAGGTGTTTTACCTTTACTCACGTACGGCGGTGATGGGAGAGGAGGGTCTTCTTTAGGAACCGGGCTTAGTGATGACGAGCTTTCTACCAATTACGGTGAGCTTGATTTAGAGGCTCAGAGTAGATTAGACGGGAGGAGGTGGTCTACTAGTTATAGAAGTCAAGATGGTTTGGAGGCTGTTGCGttagatggagaaggagaagaaggaagcacACCGGAAACAATCCGAAGCTTCAGCCAAAAGTACAGACCAATGTTTTTTGAGGAATTGATTGGACAGAGTATAGTGGTTCAATCTCTAATGAACGCTGTGAAAAGGAGTAGGATCGCTCCTGTTTATCTTTTCCAGGGTCCTAGAGGAACTGGTAAAACATCAACCGCAAGAATTTTTTCAGCCGCCCTGAATTGTGTGGCCACTGAAGAATTGAAGCCTTGTGGGTACTGTAAAGAGTGCAATGATTTCATGTCTGGGAAAAGTAAGGATTTTTGGGAACTTGATGGAGCTAATAAGAAGGGAGCTGATAAGGTTAGGTACCTTTTAAAAAACCTACCGACGATACTTCCACGGAATTCCTTAACATACAAGGTTTTTGTGATAGACGAGTGTCATTTGCTACCATCGAAGACGTGGCTGTCTTTTCTTAAGTTTCTTGAGAACCCTCTGCAGAAAGTTGTCTTCATATTTATAACGACTGACCTTGACAATGTTCCTCGGACCATTCAGTCAAGGTGCCAGAAGTTCCTCTTTGATAAACTCAAAGATTCGGACATAGTAGTGAGACTAAAGAAAATTGCTTCAGACGAAAATCTTGATGTAGACTTGCATGCGTTGGACCTGATTGCTATGAACGCGGATGGCTCACTTCGGGATGCTGAAACAATGTTGGAGCAGCTGAGTTTGCTGGGAAAACGCATCACCACTGCTCTAGTAAACGAGCTC GTGGGTGTTGTTTCAGATGAAAAATTGTTGGAACTCTTGGAATTAGCATTGTCTTCTGACACCGCAGAGACCGTAAAGCGAGCTAGAGAGTTGTTGGACCTTGGAGCTGACCCAATAGTCTTGATGTCTCAACTCGCTAGTCTTATCATGGATATCATTGCTGGTACATACAAGGTCGTAAATGAAAAATACAGCAACGCCTTCCTTAATGGACGAAACT tGACTGAAGCGGATATGGAGGGACTAAAGCATGCTTTGAAACTTCTTTCTGAGGCGGAGAAGCAGCTTAGAGTTTCTAATGACCGTTCAACATGGTTCACAGCAACTTTGCTACAGCTTGGGTCAATGCCTTCTCCTGGCACCACACATACAGGAAGTAGTAGAAGGCAAAGCTCTAGAGCAACTGACGATGCGTCAAGCATTTCTAGGGAAGTGATGGCTTACAAACAGAGAATCGGAGGACTTCACTTTAGTAAGTCAGCATCCCCAGCTTCGGTTATAAGAAGGAACGGGAATCCTTCCCATGAAGCAAAAGCATTCTCCAGGGTTATCGATAACAACTGCTATAAATCCTCGTCATCTAGCGGGAGCGAAGCTTCCATTGCCTCACATGACAATAGCATCGCAAGCACCATGATGCTTAATCAAAGAAGTTCAGAGAAACTTAACGATATATGGAGAAAATGTATAGAAAGATGTCATTCCAAGACATTGAGGCAGCTGCTCTATACTCATGGGAAACTTATATCTATCAGTGAAGTTGAAG GTATTCTAGTTGCTTATATCGCGTTTGGAGAAAATGATATCAAATTGAGAGCTGAAAGGTTTCTAAGCAGTATTACAAACTCGATCGAAATGGTACTAAGGCGAAGCGTAGAGGTCAGGATAATCCTCTTGCCTGAAACCGAGTTACTCGTCGTCCCTCACCAAACCCGGAAACAAGAAATGACTAACAAAAGTGGGCATCTTAATAGCAGCATCGCTGGTTTGAATGCTGAATCAGATGGTGAAGTTGGTAGCAGCGAGGAAAGCAGATCAAAACTCCCAATGCAAAGGATAGAGTCGATCATCCGAGAACAAAGATTAGAAACCGCGTGGTTACAAACTGCTGATAAAGACACACCTGGATCAATAGTACGGGTAAAACCCGAAAGGAATCAGATTCTACCTCAAGAAGAAGACACTTATCGCCAACAACCTAATGTAGGTTCTGCTATTTCTTCTTCGGGACTAACCCCACACCATTGGGTAGATGATTTAAACAATGAAGTTAAGCTTTTGAGAATCGGCGACAATGGTGAGCTTCAGGAGAATCTAACCGGTAAAAGAGGAGAGAATTGTCCTCTTTCCCCAAGCTTACTTCATAATACTAACTTCGGAAACAACAAAGACAATCT AGGAGGATACGAATCAGGATCAGGAAGAGTTGgttgtaatatattattttgttggaaCACAAACAAGACTCAGAGACGAAGCAAG TCGAAACAGGTTAAGGGAACTCCTGTTCGTTCCCGGAGAAATCAGAAGAGTCGATTCTCTCTGTTTAATGGATGTGCTAAGCCAAGGAAAGCAGAAGGTAACAACATTAGAAGATGA